The genome window GGCCAGTTCCAAGTTACGCCGAGCATAGTGATCGAGATCTTTGACTGTCCAACCATCGGGAAAGAAACTGACCCCCCGATCCAAATCTTCGCGATGGTTCCGCAAAATATTGACCGCTTGCAATCCTCGCCCAAAGCCGATCGCTTGTGTTCGATCGGTCTGGGTGCCGTCATGCCACGCCCACAGATCTGATAGCAACAAACCTACGGATCCTGCCACGCTAAAGGTATAGCGATCGAGATCGTATTCCGTTTGGACTTCCCAATTGCGCTCTGCCCAGTAGGCCATGCGATCGGCCATGGCAGCGGTGGCTTCCCACACACGGGGCGCAATCTCACTCGGTGCATAGTTCGCCCATTCACCCAACCGATGGGATACCTCAGGAAACTGATCGGCATACACCCCAAAGGCCCGATCGAAATCTGCGTTGGTAAATCCTGTCACCCCCGATTGCAACACTTGACTAATTTCGCGAAGGACAAGGGCTTTGGTTGTATTATCCACATCGGGATGGTCCTCAATTTCATCGATCGCGCGCATA of Alkalinema sp. FACHB-956 contains these proteins:
- a CDS encoding phytoene/squalene synthase family protein, with protein sequence MSHHGQTALEVLKETSRTFFIPISRLPSGLLEAVASGYLCMRAIDEIEDHPDVDNTTKALVLREISQVLQSGVTGFTNADFDRAFGVYADQFPEVSHRLGEWANYAPSEIAPRVWEATAAMADRMAYWAERNWEVQTEYDLDRYTFSVAGSVGLLLSDLWAWHDGTQTDRTQAIGFGRGLQAVNILRNHREDLDRGVSFFPDGWTVKDLDHYARRNLELADRYTESLPKGPARDFCELPLALAHATLDAMTHGFPKLTRSQVMAVVAQFTGLRG